TTCCTTACTACTTAGATTAAGgtttaaaaattctaaattacCTCCCCAGTAAATATCCTCAGGGAATAAAGTCCCCCACACAAAATAAAGTCCCCCACACCAAGTTACATTACAGACAGCCTAGATTTTGCTAAAGTCGTGCCAGACTCCCAAGGCAAACTACCCAAAGTTGGCCCCCTGAGGGGCAGAAGCAACAGCACAGAGGCACAAACTTATTGCATAGCCAGCACTGGTTGCATGGCACAAGATCCAAGATAGGCATGCCTCCAATTCATCCAACTCGCCAGAGGCCACAACCGCCAAACTCCTGACTTCTTGACATTCCAAAATTCAGAGTCGATGTGTCCAGAGTCCTATTACACCTCTGTCATCTCAAATATCTCTCTACCTTCTAAGTGTGACTCTTAGAAGTTCTCTTTAATTTTCATCTATTTCTTACTATTCTAGAACTAATTTTCAGATCTAATTTAATGATAATCTCATCTAAAATTCAGTATTTAACCTAAAATTATTCAAACATTAACCCTACTTCAGCCTTGCCAAATTTGTCCCACATCATGGAATAAATGCAAGCTTATGAATTGATATTATTTGGAAAATTTTCTAGTTAAAGTACTAATTATAAAagcaatttcttttttaatcttactatatttgaattttgatgGCACAGCAGATGTCAATATTAGTTAATATAAAAGTtcttatttacgtattattaatattaatgaacattaaacatttttcttatctGTAATTTTTTCCGTCaaagttatttattatttgctcTCTTAGTCTTAAGCACATGACTGCCCATGAAACCTTAAGCTTAAGATTTAGAACCTTTTGTTCCATGCAGTATTTAGCTTTAGCAAGAACGCCCTAATGCCACTTTTCTAAAAGGTAATATCCAAAAGATAAACCTCTTATAAGATTTGACTGTTCACATAACTTTCCTAAATTTTTCTAACTTTCATACAGACAAAAATGAAGCCTTAACTCTAATTTGCACGTTGTCTTACATGTCTAGCTCTAGCacgttaattttgttttatgtgTAACATTAACATAAAACAGCAAATAGACTTCTCTCTTTTGCAAAATCAACACagcaacaacaaaaaataacagcatatatactagtttttttttttgcatataaaTATGCACCATAGCAactagagaaaaattcattacCTTTACAGAGCCAAGCATGTCATTCTCAAAATCCAATTCAGCAATATCAGCAGTCCCAGACTGAAGGATTGAACGGTCAAGCAATTTTGCAATTGCATTTTCATCCCAGACAATTTTGTTGCCGCCATCTGTACACTTATCCTGGTACACATCCCCCAGGCCACCACCCCTTTTCCTCTGTTTTTGCTCTGTATCTGCTACTGCCTCATCTTTACTGCTATTACTTTCACCAGCATCTTTCCCAGCCATGCTACAAGAATCAGTAAAAAGTTCCTCTGTTCCCCATCGCAGAATATCCTCTACTTCCTTTTGAGAGCCAGACTTATTCACAAAAAGCTGGTCAAGcattaatttctttttagcAAGCTGCAAGATACGCTCTTCAACACTTGCACGAACAACAAGCCTGTACACCAAAAGTCTTTTGGACTGTCCAATTCGATGAGCTCGGTTCATTGCTTGAATATCAGCATGTGGGTTGAAATCAGAGTCATAAATAACAACAGTGTCAGCAGTTGCCAAATTGATTCCAAGACCACAAGAGCGCGTTGATAACAAAAACACAAATCTGCTTTTGTCCTGGTTGAAACGGGCAATTGCTGTTTGGCGGTCAGAGACGCATACAGATCCATCCACCCTCTCATAAGTTTTAGGCCCAAACTCTATAGTCAAATAATCCTCAAGAATATCCAAAAGCTTGGTCATCTGAGAGAAAATAAGAACTCTATGCCCTTCCTTATATAAAGCCTTTAACATAGAGTGCAGCACAGTGAGCTTTGCAGATGCTTTTATTCGCATGTCATGAAGGAATTCTAATGATCCAGAATCAGGCTCAGTTCCTGGTATGAGATAGGGGTGATTGCAAATCTTTCTCAGTTGCATTACAATGTTCAGCATGGATTGCTGTGCAACCCCTTTTCCAATATTCCGCAATATCTGGTAGTTTTTTGTTAGCATTGCACGATAGTATTCAGCCTGTATAGAAGTCAACTCAACAGGGACCATTCTTTCTGTCTTGGGAGGGATATTTTGCATGGCATCTTTTTTAAGCCGTCGAAGCATATGAGGAGCAACAAGTTTTTTCAATTCATCCACTTTTTCCGCAGTTGTAAGGTCATTAAACTTCTCCTCAAATGAAGACAGAGAAGGGAATGAAGCTGGCTGCAAGAAGTTAAGCAAATTATACATCTCACCAATATTATTTTGAAGAGGGGTGCCAGTTAGGAGAACTCGGTGTTGGAAAGAGAATGTATTGAGCAAGCTGAATAGCTTACTTCCGGAATTCTTTAGACGATGGCCCTCATCAACCACAAGAACTTCCCACGGAACTCCACGCAAATGGGAGGAGTCAGCGAGAACCATTTCATATGTAGTTAAAAGAACATTAAATTTATGTGAAGAAGTTTTCTTATTCATATCATTAGGATCACTAGCATGCCACTCATATTGGCGAATAATTGCCCTTGCTTTTGCACACCCATGATATTCCACAACATTTACGTTAGGGGCCCATAATGCAAATTCAGCATGCCAGTTAGGCATTGTGGACAGTGGAACTAAGACCAAGCAAGGCAAAGATGCTTTGAACTCAAAGTATAATGATGACATAAAAGCACAAGCAGACACTGTTTTTCCCAGCCCCATTTCATCAGCAAGGATCACATTTTTCGATTTGTACCAGCATCTGCGTAACCAATTTAATGCTTCAAGCTGATGAGGAAATAAGCTACCTCCTTTCAATTCCTCGGGTTGCTCTGTGAGAGTAACAATCTCATTCCTCTGACCATCACCCCTCCCCTTTATTATTGGAGTTCCCCTCATACAATTTCTTTCCACTGTTTTCTGTTCTAACTGATCAAACAAATCAACCAGATGTGAAGACTTCAATAAAACAGGTTCATCCAGTTTTTCCCAAGTGCATTCATCATATGGAAGACCAGTCCATCTAACAAAAGCTTCCTGCGTACCATCTCTAGAAGCACGAAGAGCAATAACACGTTGTGGCTGCTTCCACTTCTCCTCACATATATTTATCAAAGCTGTTCCATACTTAGCCTTATAATTTTCTAGTTTTCTTTTTGCAAGGACTTTCAGCTGAGATTCCAAAATCCAACTATTGTGTACATGAGACTTCCCTACCCACTTaactaaaaattcaaatataggCTCACGATTAGCATGTGCAGAATCGATTGCAATGGGTTGCTGAACTTTATTTTGAGCACCACTGCTCATTTTCATTTCCATATCTGCCTCTTTGCTGACTCTGGTTTCAGGCGATAAATTGAGCTCAGTGATATCCCGACTTTTCAGACGATCGCCAATATTCTCCTTTATTGCAACATTTTCAGCTTGTTTTACAGAATCTTCTGCAGTTACTTGAGACTCATCTCCATCTTTATCATTTACACCTCTAGAACCAGAACCCGTGTTATCTTTCCCCAATAAATCCTTGGGTCTTTCTCCTTTACAATCTTTACTTGCAGATCTcttatatacatgtattttatCCACCACAGTTTCATCCTTCATGCTTTTTCCCTCATCAAAAATTTGGTTGATTCCAGGACAACCCTCTGCAATATTTTCAGCAACTGCTACATTGGAATCAACATCACAACCAGAATTTTCCTCTCTCATATGGATTTCAGGAATGAGTAATTGATCTGAAGGTAGGTCATCTGTCACAAATGAAGATAAATTACATGAAGAGCTTGCATTATCACCTTGAATCCGGCATCCTAAAACACGATCAACCTGATATATGAAGACAAATGGAAGGATAAAAGTTGTCAAAATCTATGCAAATCCTAAGATGAAATGCTTTCTAAGAATGATAGACAAATAGTTGAAATCCTATAAGTTTCCTCGATCAGTTGATTCACCTGTTGAAGTTCATGGATAGCAAGATCTTCACCTAATTGTGTTTCATCCGCATAACCCCCAGCCTTATTAGTCTCATTTGATGGGTGAACAAGTTCTTCGAGAAGCTtctgatgaaaaaaaaaaggggGGTTCATCAATTTATAATCATAATAAAAGCAAAGACTTCCAATACCAACGAAACCCACTTATTTGacaataaatcaataatatgaCAGTGAGGACTGCAATTGcacaaagaaaataatattaatcatGAAGTCTCCGTGCAAAAATAGTCTGTCTTAAGTGAAAATGCCAAAAGGAATACTGTCAGCAACCATCTGTAGTACCAACTTATAGATCATTTATATCAAGCttgtaaaaaaaactaaacatgGTTGTCAAATTGTGATTCAAAACAAGGATCAAAACCCGCATTTGTGAATTGTGAAATAAACTGTCGTACCAACTTATTGATCATTTACATCCAGCTTGTAAAAGAAACTAAACATAGTTGCCAAATTGAGATTCGGAACAAGGATCAAAACCCGCATTTGTGAAGTGTGAAACAAATAGAAATACAACATATACCTTATAATATAATAGAAATTCGCAAATACTTATATGAAAGTACTCACATTTCAAGCAACAAAATGTCAGTCCAATGATATAATAAAAGTTGTATTCAAGGTCACAACAGAAGGTAAGCGCAAAGACAGTTAATAACAAATAAGAAGAGACACACACacagagagagagaaagagaggcAAAATGGCTGAAAGTAATAACTAATTAGCCATAAGACGGAAAAAAAACAAAGGAATGAGAGTCAGCAAACCCACCATTTGCTCAAGGATTAAGTGGAATAGCAAAACTTGGCGTGGCAAAAGGAGAATAAGATGCATATATAAATctatagaaataaataaataatggttctatttttatttttcattcagTTCAATTTACTTGGAGAATGTTGTGGAGGTTTCTTGTCACAGTATAACTGGAAAAAAATGATCTACATTCAGTTTCCAATCCATTAAATTTGACAAGACACGGGTTCACCAAATAAGGAAAGAAAAGTTGATATTGATTTATTCAGGCACAATTTGTGCAAAGTTGTTATTCAAAATATAGATTTACACAGCCGGAGGTGGGACATCAATATAATAGAATTGAGAAGCATAGCCCACTGAAACTAGATAGAAAACAACTCCAACAAAAGCAGACAAACATTGAACCAAGATGGCTAAAATGAAACTGTAACACATAACACTTGAAACTCAGGTACTCAATCATTCTATCAagtaatcactcaaaaataccCAACATTTTcgacttttttcatttcaggCTCAACCTTAATAAGATTTggtcataaatgaaaaaattgaaaaggtttggcATTCTTTTGATAAATATGCCTTTTAAATCAAGTTGTTGGCTACAATTGATATGTATTTACCGAAATTGGGCTACAACTGGCAAAAAAAAGGTTGGACCATAAATGAAAAAGTCGAAAAGGTTGGtatattttagtgattaaacCTATTATCAATTACCAACTTGTATATTTATCATTGACAAGGTGTGGCTCGCGAATTTCCAACAGTCCACATGAAAGAAGAACAATTTACAGAAACCatcagaaattgaaaataattgaaGAAATTACTAGCTTAATTTTAATTCAGGCGCAATTTGTGCATATTTGTGATTCAAAATATAAGATTCACACAGCCTAAGGTGgaatattaatataatagaaTTGAGAAGCATAGAACACTGAAACTAGAATGAAAAAATTTCCAACTAAAGTTAACAAAAAGTGAACTAAGAACACCACAACTGAACTGCCACACATGACCCTTGAAACTCAGGTACTAAATCATATTATCAATTACCAGCCCTTATAGCTATCATTAACGAGGTGCGCCACACAAATTTGCAAGAGTCCACATGAAAGAAGAACAATGTATAGAAACTAACAGaaattgtaaataattgaaGCAGATAATACCTCATTCTTCCCTTGCACCTCTACATTCTTGACTTCAACATCATTCTTTAAACTTAATGTGGAAACCCCATGATCAACAGTTCTCTCTTTTTGTAACAGTTGAGTACTCCCAGTAAATAAACAATTGGATTTCGATTGACGTTTCTTAGAAGTGCGTTTTCCTTTGTCAGCCCTATGCTTCTTTACTTCACCATTTTCACCATTGCTTTCTAGTTTTCTTTTTCTGTCTTTCTCGATGGTGGCACCAATTGCAAGAACAATATTTTTTCTTGGAAACCCATTATAACAAGACAAGTCATGCTTTCGATCAGTTATTTCATCAGTAGGCTCTAATTTTGTGAGTTCAGAATTTGTCAAAGTTTCCTTGCCTGTTGGTGAGACAGGTGGTGATGCATCAGgtatatttaaatcattatcaTGCACACATGATGAGGTACCCTCTAAAGAGACGTCAATGTAAGGATCACCCGGCTTGATGCTACTGGATACATCCAAAGAAGCTGGTTCCTTTTCACCAGATAAAACTTCTAAAGAAAACGCAGATTTTCCTTTGCTGGAGGACCTTCGCTTGGAGAGAACGGAACTTCCAAAAAGATGAGATACTTGGTCAGCACTAGAAGACCTAATTCCGCTTTTTGGATTTGATGAAATAATCTTTGTTCTTGCCCGCTTTGAAATGGAGTCCAGCTGAGTAATGGATTTGAGAGGATCACTTTTTTGACAGCACTTTGGGCATTGCCACTTTCCCATTGGAATGCGCTTCAATATATgaataataacaaaattaagattaaaaaaatacatgaatTGCCTGTCAATAATCTTACAAATGCCGGCTTACAAGCTGCAATAAGTTACAAAAGATACCTTAAGTGGTGGATCGAGGCACTGAAGATGGTATACTCGAGGACAGCTATCACAGCACAACAAGTTTCCACCAATGTCACAGATCATGCATTCATAGTAATACTGGAAAAGGGTAGATTGCAAGTCAACATAATtgaggaaagagaaaaaaaatggaacACTGTGTTTAACAAGGAAAAATTCCTAATCTCTAATTCTCGACTGTCAATAAAGAGTCATAACAATAATGACCTTTCACTTGTTAAACAGATGAAGATTATTCACTTTAGTCAGGTACAAAAATATGTGAGAACAAAGGGAGGAAAGGAAAAAACGACTAGAAAGAAGCACAGGAAACAGTGTGGTCAAAGAAAAATGCATATCCTCATTTTCAGTACATTGAACATATACCACATGGGAGATATGCAGTCGGTGCTACGGCCTTAATAACTTCACCacagaaacaaatcaaacaactCACTTGTCGGTCATATTGACCTTATTTAAGAGTGCTACCAGAAAACTGATCATAAGGAGAAGCTGCTTGATTATAACTAGGACATGAATACCCAAATACGTCAGTAATAGATTTGACTTGGAATACATTCTGCAGACAACTGAAAAGAGAGCTCTTTGGTATTTAAgctataaataatatattatccaAACCAATACATAATCAAGTAAAGGATACTGGTCTTATTTATTGGAAATTttcttaaatgattttttagaGAATACAATGGCATCAACAGGTTCTTTTGCAGCTTAactcaaatttgataaaatttctattCACATCGCAtgtggaatttttttttccatttcccTTAATAGAGAGATCATCTTAACataatctaataaaaatatcTTAAGCAATTTCCCACTTTAAATGGTACAAACTTTTAGTAATCAACCACCAGGGCTTTCTCTGAATAATTTCACAGTTTAAGCAACATGCATTTATGGAGCATAAATACCGAAAATAACACATTAAAGGACAAATTTGTAATTGCCAAGGAATGTGGCTACTTGTAATTAACAAAATAGATCATAACTCACCCCATCGTTCCCCTTCTTCTTGGATGAAGATAAATCAGAGTCTACTTCACTTTTTAGCTTGCGTTTAGCAGCAGAAGTATTTCTAGGAGACTCCAAGGCTGCTACTTTCTCTTCTTTACCATTGGCAACAACTCGTCCATACAAGATTTTTTTTCGTTTGCGCTTCAAGACCCAGTTCCTATTTATCATTTTACTAGCCGTCAAACCCTTATCCTTCATTCCTTAATCCCCTGTGTCATATTTGCAGCTAAAGCAGACACAAGCGTGCTATGCATTAAcggaaaaatatcaaataagatGTGGAGGAAATCTGAGCAAACGCAAACCTCAAATTCCTGTTCAACATATAAAAGGAATTGTAATAAGCACAGGTATGACAAGTGACAGCAAAATGAACCATAACAGTGATTGCCTTTGATATGACCTACAAGCAACAGCAACATCGGTAGAGGAAATGACTCATAAACACCAATTTTCAAAATGAACAATATCATGAAAGACTTTGTGTGCCAGGTACACAGATGCAAGACTTCAAAAAGGAAACAGCCGACACCCGTCACAGAAAAGAATTATGCTTGCAAAATTAAATCGACAAGAAGGTTAACTATCAATAAAGAGGAATAAGCAACAAGCACGGAAGCAAAATTAATCACATTACAAAATAAGGtcatattcataaaaaaaaaaaaaaaaaaattgtctaaaGCCTTCCAGAGCTAATGTTATTATTCTCTCTCCAGTAAAAAATGACATTCTAGTATTCTACTACGAATATAACAATACTAGAAATAGAAAATCAAAGCAGAAGTTCACTAAAATGTCAAGGACACAATGTAGCTAAAGGAAAATAAGGCCACAAAGCTGAAGTGCGTCTCAAAATAAAGCTCTGGGCCGTACTTGACCGGCCAAAGGCAGGAAGCAGAACAACTTTGCGGCAAGTAAAGAAGTTCATCGGTATGACAACAGGAACACCTCAATTTGACAAAATATAAGCAACCAACCAAGTCTACTAACTTCAAAATGCTGAAAATTTCCGAAACTACTCAAGATCAAGGATGACATGGTACATTTCCGAAACCCGACTTCAATCAGCTCAATAAACAGAAAACAAAACAGCCGCTATAAAATCATGCAACAAGAATTTCCATATTGTAACCATCTTAAGCAAAACAACAATCACTATCAAATGCTAGGCAGTTATTAAAATCCACAAATTAAAGAGATGAAGTCAAATAAGAAATAAGCAAACACATTATCAAAATACTCCAATCAATCAAAGAAGTTACATGCAACATCTCCCACAACAAGCAGCAAACATCCAAAACCAGCAGAAATCAGCTCAAACTTGACAAAAATGAAAACCCCATAAAAATGAATCAATTAGAGAAAAACAAGCAGT
This window of the Mercurialis annua linkage group LG5, ddMerAnnu1.2, whole genome shotgun sequence genome carries:
- the LOC126682278 gene encoding protein CHROMATIN REMODELING 4; protein product: MKDKGLTASKMINRNWVLKRKRKKILYGRVVANGKEEKVAALESPRNTSAAKRKLKSEVDSDLSSSKKKGNDGYYYECMICDIGGNLLCCDSCPRVYHLQCLDPPLKRIPMGKWQCPKCCQKSDPLKSITQLDSISKRARTKIISSNPKSGIRSSSADQVSHLFGSSVLSKRRSSSKGKSAFSLEVLSGEKEPASLDVSSSIKPGDPYIDVSLEGTSSCVHDNDLNIPDASPPVSPTGKETLTNSELTKLEPTDEITDRKHDLSCYNGFPRKNIVLAIGATIEKDRKRKLESNGENGEVKKHRADKGKRTSKKRQSKSNCLFTGSTQLLQKERTVDHGVSTLSLKNDVEVKNVEVQGKNEKLLEELVHPSNETNKAGGYADETQLGEDLAIHELQQVDRVLGCRIQGDNASSSCNLSSFVTDDLPSDQLLIPEIHMREENSGCDVDSNVAVAENIAEGCPGINQIFDEGKSMKDETVVDKIHVYKRSASKDCKGERPKDLLGKDNTGSGSRGVNDKDGDESQVTAEDSVKQAENVAIKENIGDRLKSRDITELNLSPETRVSKEADMEMKMSSGAQNKVQQPIAIDSAHANREPIFEFLVKWVGKSHVHNSWILESQLKVLAKRKLENYKAKYGTALINICEEKWKQPQRVIALRASRDGTQEAFVRWTGLPYDECTWEKLDEPVLLKSSHLVDLFDQLEQKTVERNCMRGTPIIKGRGDGQRNEIVTLTEQPEELKGGSLFPHQLEALNWLRRCWYKSKNVILADEMGLGKTVSACAFMSSLYFEFKASLPCLVLVPLSTMPNWHAEFALWAPNVNVVEYHGCAKARAIIRQYEWHASDPNDMNKKTSSHKFNVLLTTYEMVLADSSHLRGVPWEVLVVDEGHRLKNSGSKLFSLLNTFSFQHRVLLTGTPLQNNIGEMYNLLNFLQPASFPSLSSFEEKFNDLTTAEKVDELKKLVAPHMLRRLKKDAMQNIPPKTERMVPVELTSIQAEYYRAMLTKNYQILRNIGKGVAQQSMLNIVMQLRKICNHPYLIPGTEPDSGSLEFLHDMRIKASAKLTVLHSMLKALYKEGHRVLIFSQMTKLLDILEDYLTIEFGPKTYERVDGSVCVSDRQTAIARFNQDKSRFVFLLSTRSCGLGINLATADTVVIYDSDFNPHADIQAMNRAHRIGQSKRLLVYRLVVRASVEERILQLAKKKLMLDQLFVNKSGSQKEVEDILRWGTEELFTDSCSMAGKDAGESNSSKDEAVADTEQKQRKRGGGLGDVYQDKCTDGGNKIVWDENAIAKLLDRSILQSGTADIAELDFENDMLGSVKSVEWNDEPVEEQGGAESPSLAGDEICGQNSERKENTVAMATEESEWDKLLRSRWERYQSEEEAVLGRGKRQRKAVSYREAYALHPNGILSESAGEEEKEPEPEREYTPAGRALKAKYAKLRARQKWRLAQRNAIEESLPDEGLPIPESPLRSHCPPSKVKDENQVTEFAQQVKEKSPDMDLEDIKLPQPLGTQKSKADSTLRLGRVSKLKATHYLDLSAINSPGHPSPDFGPSQQNQGANNIDYNLLPVLGLCAPNANHLDSSHRNSSRFANRQSKPVFGPEFPFTLPPSSVEADVKYPETMLGKLRFQEASAELLQQHMRSGISDGWLPYSQCPPPLPRGKSSECFESSSSSFADFQEKMSLPNLPFDEKLFPRFSVPSKSMPIPHPDLLPSLSLGGRVDTVNNSMRDLPAMPLLPNLKFPSQDAPRYNQIDTEVPPIPGFGQMPSNFTSFPENHRKVLANIMLRTGSGSNNLYRKKSKIDGWSEDELDFLWIGVRRHGRGNWDAMLRDPRLKFSKYRSSDDLAARWEEEQMKILDAPPFLGSKATKSSKSSKSPLFPSIPEGMMARALHGSRLGLAPKFQSHLTDMKLGFSDLPPSLQHFEPPDHTGLQHEQFGPIPTWNPEKLHAGDSSAGPSSSNASAEMPFLLNSLGSSNLGSSNLGSSGLNSSSSFDFHRREEHNKMKYGRLPSLLDRSLNIFYNSQNNVENGESSGSALFADPNKGLDVSHSKGKEVVGSSSSKDNLPHWLREAVSAPTKPPEPNLPPTVLAIARSLRVLYGEDKSTIPPFVIPGPPPPQPKDPRRILKKKKKKRRSQLFRQFPLDIAGNMQNFTRRIHGSKFASSSTFQPPASLIPGTSGLMRKDSDRNGKFSNLNMINSLTSSYLNLPKKTTMGLSPSPEVLQLVASCVAPGPHLLSSSGMTGSSFLESKPPSPRSGDQAGLSDTLVQQPEPTIQDPHVLHLDAQGICPEEKLGKPNSGDSSKTPSDPPPTEQPDVEEISSKGTISDPPVIEHEQ